A single genomic interval of Chitinophaga sp. 180180018-3 harbors:
- a CDS encoding glycosyltransferase: protein MPLIQNRDIVVIGLQQWYTSIGSNCKNIALEFAKHNRVLYVNSPLDRRTRLEGKSDPNVQYHLDSIAGKVPAVVKISENLWNYYPSGILESINWLPFTPVFSWFNKRNNRKFAASISRAVSELGMKDILLFNDNDIFRGFYLKEFLRPASYIYYSRDYLLGVPYWQKHGRQLEPEHIAKADAAVANSLYLADMLKQYNPHSYYVGQGCDLQLFDPGRTREVPGDLPAGDRPLIGYVGALKSLRLNIDILLHIARERPDWQLVLVGPEDDDFRASALHQLPNVYFTGKKDMQELPAYIQAFDVCINPQVVNAVTVGNYPLKIDEYLAMGKPVVATATKSMEMFRDYVHLAETAEQYVPLIEQALKDQSASSSQERSRFAATHTWENSVAAIYKAILTASGN from the coding sequence GTGCCTCTAATCCAGAACAGAGATATTGTCGTTATCGGCCTCCAGCAATGGTACACTTCTATCGGCAGCAACTGCAAAAATATTGCGTTGGAGTTTGCAAAGCATAACCGGGTATTATATGTGAATTCTCCGTTGGATCGCCGTACCCGGCTGGAAGGCAAAAGTGATCCTAATGTTCAATATCACCTCGATTCCATTGCCGGCAAAGTTCCAGCGGTGGTAAAAATCAGCGAGAACCTTTGGAATTACTATCCATCGGGGATACTGGAGTCCATTAACTGGCTTCCATTCACACCGGTTTTCTCGTGGTTTAACAAACGCAACAACAGAAAGTTTGCAGCCAGCATTTCCAGGGCGGTCAGTGAGCTGGGGATGAAGGATATCCTGTTGTTCAACGACAACGATATCTTCCGGGGATTTTATCTGAAAGAGTTCCTCCGGCCTGCCAGTTATATTTACTACAGCCGGGATTACCTGCTGGGAGTTCCCTACTGGCAAAAGCATGGCCGGCAGCTGGAGCCGGAGCATATTGCAAAGGCGGATGCAGCTGTGGCCAATTCGCTGTACCTGGCGGATATGCTGAAACAATACAATCCTCATAGTTATTATGTTGGCCAGGGCTGCGATCTGCAGCTCTTTGATCCGGGTCGCACCCGGGAAGTACCGGGCGATCTGCCGGCAGGCGACCGTCCGCTGATCGGTTATGTGGGCGCGTTGAAATCGCTGCGTTTAAACATCGACATACTTCTTCATATCGCCCGGGAGCGGCCAGACTGGCAACTGGTACTTGTAGGACCGGAAGACGATGACTTTCGCGCGTCGGCATTACACCAGCTGCCTAATGTTTATTTTACGGGGAAGAAGGACATGCAGGAGTTACCAGCCTATATACAGGCATTTGATGTGTGCATCAACCCGCAGGTGGTGAATGCAGTAACAGTAGGTAACTATCCGTTGAAAATAGATGAATACCTGGCGATGGGTAAACCTGTGGTAGCTACCGCCACCAAAAGCATGGAGATGTTCCGGGACTATGTGCATCTGGCTGAAACAGCAGAACAATATGTTCCATTGATTGAACAGGCATTGAAAGACCAGTCGGCCAGCAGCAGCCAGGAACGCAGCCGCTTCGCTGCCACCCATACCTGGGAGAATTCCGTTGCGGCCATTTACAAGGCAATCTTAACCGCCTCCGGCAACTGA
- a CDS encoding PKD domain-containing protein produces MSNIKGYYEYLPAGYSQGSGKKYPLIIFFHGVGELASSGAPLSAVLRNGLPQKISAGVFPASFTVNNQQFSFIVICPQFNTWPGSADASKFKDYLVKNYDVDINRIYLTGLSMGGGEVWGALSEDKTAAKAFAAAAVVCGYYAPTTTLAANIAANNTPVWAFHNNQDGNVPVDYSINWVKYINASVPAPNPPARLTVFNAVGHDAWTKAYDPAYKENGMNMYEWMLQYSKSGTVPPVDTPPPPTGGKRIVVPMSNTANGRAEMYYPDAMSTFKVQPGDTLCIPAGEYEYLHLGNLVGTAAKPIVIINCGGQVKLGVKNQGTAAVFNAPSCRFIEISGSGDKNIEFGFDLNGTNITGLKIFGLTLGMGSSDFDVHNLYIHDGNILLQAKTLQTCAHPEYLEGTFVMKNVKIHHLKCRNSDGEGFYIGNTHYFWNDGACTNLRSHWIENLWVYDNDLENIGADGIQLAMAKNGDNRVFNNRLVNYGMSKVTSQGYGILVGSGCSMKVYNNLVYTGFMPGVTVFGSGVTEVYNNIIADIAYEGINVADKIPANTTPDLFPPPAAIIYNNTIVNTDSGKNAIKIFAYQTPIGHQVYNNLMVENGTPYDYPGTGMYIKGDQPIKLAFGNNLCYPTFAAAGLTDSARRDYHLLASSPAINTGRDMSDFNLTTDFEGTPRPQQGKYDVGAYEFKGDVVANPPVANAGSNVTIALPVDSTTLDGTASTASAGRKITGYAWKKISGPAAGSITAPNAAKTSITSLAAGTYIFELTVTDDASQTGTARVTVTVNPAANKPPVANAGSNIRIQLPVNTATLDGSASTDPDGQIVSWSWTKLSGPAGGDISTASQSITTVINLVAGTYTYQLTVTDNAGASNSASVTVTVLPPVDNNQPPVAVTGGDVIIRLPVNFVVADGSASYDPDGAIAWYSWKQLSGPSDAEIVAPTAATTPIKNLIEGKYTFRLSVTDNKGAIGTTTFSVTVLPLIPVPHTSDSARVFPNPAVNAVRLDVQRAGTGPLQMRIFSISGKLQQETTYKMNDDFQTDIDISNWAPGLYIIELRGVQDKFLWKGRIVKVPY; encoded by the coding sequence ATGAGCAACATTAAAGGCTACTACGAATATTTGCCGGCAGGTTATTCGCAGGGCAGTGGTAAAAAATATCCACTCATTATTTTTTTTCACGGTGTAGGTGAACTGGCCAGTTCCGGAGCTCCTTTGTCTGCTGTACTGAGGAATGGTTTACCGCAAAAGATATCTGCCGGAGTATTCCCTGCCAGCTTTACCGTGAATAATCAACAATTCTCCTTTATCGTCATATGCCCGCAGTTCAATACCTGGCCTGGTTCCGCCGATGCTTCCAAATTCAAGGATTACCTGGTAAAGAACTATGATGTAGATATTAACAGGATATATCTCACAGGATTAAGTATGGGGGGAGGAGAAGTATGGGGCGCACTGTCTGAAGATAAAACCGCCGCCAAAGCTTTTGCTGCCGCTGCTGTTGTATGCGGATACTATGCCCCTACAACCACGCTGGCTGCTAACATCGCCGCCAACAATACGCCCGTTTGGGCCTTCCATAACAACCAGGATGGCAATGTGCCGGTAGATTATTCCATCAATTGGGTAAAATATATCAATGCATCTGTTCCCGCGCCCAATCCGCCTGCCAGGCTGACGGTATTCAATGCGGTTGGCCACGACGCGTGGACAAAAGCCTACGACCCGGCCTATAAGGAGAATGGAATGAATATGTATGAATGGATGCTGCAGTATTCAAAAAGCGGAACAGTGCCCCCCGTGGATACTCCGCCGCCGCCTACTGGAGGAAAACGGATCGTGGTACCTATGAGCAATACCGCCAACGGTCGCGCTGAAATGTACTACCCCGACGCCATGAGCACTTTTAAAGTGCAACCCGGAGATACACTCTGCATCCCGGCCGGTGAATACGAATACCTGCATCTTGGGAACCTGGTAGGAACGGCTGCCAAACCTATCGTGATCATCAACTGTGGCGGACAGGTAAAACTGGGTGTGAAAAACCAGGGTACCGCCGCGGTTTTTAATGCGCCCTCCTGCAGATTTATCGAGATCAGTGGGAGCGGAGATAAAAATATTGAATTTGGATTTGACCTGAACGGCACTAACATTACAGGCCTCAAAATATTCGGACTTACCCTCGGAATGGGAAGCTCAGATTTTGACGTACACAATCTTTATATACACGACGGCAACATCCTCCTCCAGGCAAAGACGCTGCAAACCTGCGCCCATCCCGAGTATCTGGAAGGCACGTTTGTGATGAAGAATGTAAAGATCCATCACCTTAAATGCCGCAATTCAGACGGCGAAGGTTTTTATATTGGAAATACCCACTACTTCTGGAACGATGGCGCCTGTACCAATCTTCGTTCTCACTGGATCGAAAACCTCTGGGTGTACGATAATGACCTGGAGAATATCGGTGCCGATGGTATTCAGCTGGCGATGGCAAAGAACGGTGATAACCGCGTCTTTAATAACAGATTGGTTAATTATGGTATGTCCAAAGTTACCTCACAGGGCTACGGAATCCTCGTGGGTTCCGGCTGTAGCATGAAGGTATATAACAACCTCGTATATACGGGGTTTATGCCAGGGGTTACTGTTTTTGGTTCCGGCGTTACCGAGGTATATAATAATATTATTGCGGATATCGCTTACGAGGGTATCAATGTGGCAGATAAGATCCCGGCAAATACAACACCGGACCTCTTTCCGCCTCCCGCTGCTATCATTTATAATAATACCATCGTTAATACTGATAGCGGAAAGAATGCGATTAAAATATTTGCTTACCAGACACCTATCGGCCACCAGGTATATAACAACCTGATGGTTGAAAATGGTACTCCTTATGATTATCCCGGTACTGGTATGTATATTAAGGGAGACCAGCCCATTAAGCTGGCTTTCGGTAACAACCTTTGCTATCCTACCTTCGCGGCCGCCGGACTTACCGACAGTGCCCGGAGAGATTATCACCTGTTGGCATCTTCTCCTGCCATTAATACCGGGAGGGATATGAGCGATTTCAATCTGACTACCGATTTCGAAGGTACGCCCAGACCTCAGCAGGGTAAATATGATGTGGGTGCCTATGAGTTTAAGGGAGATGTGGTGGCCAATCCACCTGTAGCCAACGCTGGCAGCAATGTTACCATCGCTCTGCCCGTGGATTCCACTACGCTGGATGGTACTGCCTCTACTGCTTCCGCCGGAAGAAAAATCACAGGATACGCCTGGAAAAAAATCAGCGGTCCTGCTGCCGGTAGCATCACTGCACCCAATGCTGCCAAAACCAGCATCACCAGCCTCGCCGCTGGCACATACATCTTTGAGTTGACTGTTACCGACGATGCCAGCCAAACTGGTACGGCCCGTGTAACCGTTACCGTGAACCCGGCTGCAAACAAACCGCCGGTGGCCAACGCGGGCAGTAATATCCGGATTCAGCTGCCGGTAAATACCGCTACGCTGGATGGCAGCGCCTCTACGGACCCTGATGGCCAAATAGTTTCCTGGTCATGGACTAAGTTATCCGGCCCCGCTGGTGGCGACATCTCCACTGCCAGTCAATCTATCACCACGGTGATCAATCTGGTAGCTGGTACCTACACCTATCAGTTGACGGTTACCGACAACGCCGGTGCCAGCAACAGCGCTTCGGTTACGGTAACAGTGCTGCCGCCGGTGGATAACAATCAACCTCCCGTAGCCGTTACCGGCGGAGATGTTATCATACGCCTGCCTGTTAACTTTGTGGTAGCGGATGGCAGTGCCTCCTATGATCCGGATGGTGCTATTGCCTGGTACTCCTGGAAACAGCTCAGCGGGCCATCTGACGCGGAAATTGTAGCGCCCACGGCTGCTACTACGCCGATAAAAAACCTCATCGAAGGAAAATATACTTTCAGATTATCTGTTACCGATAACAAAGGCGCCATAGGAACAACCACTTTTTCTGTGACGGTGTTACCACTTATTCCCGTTCCGCATACCAGCGATTCAGCAAGGGTGTTCCCGAATCCGGCCGTGAATGCAGTACGACTGGATGTACAACGTGCCGGCACCGGTCCGCTGCAGATGAGGATATTCAGCATCAGCGGAAAGCTGCAGCAGGAAACGACTTATAAAATGAACGATGATTTCCAGACGGATATCGACATCAGCAACTGGGCGCCGGGTTTATACATTATAGAACTGCGAGGAGTGCAAGATAAATTCCTGTGGAAAGGACGTATCGTAAAAGTGCCATACTAA
- a CDS encoding acyltransferase, translating to MSIKEKIKQHPGLKKLSLYLLMPRNQARPRLWVRLFLNPFIHKKGKGALIRRRTRMDVLPFNHFSLGAHSTIEDFATVNNGMGAVVIGNQVRIGIGNVLIGPVRIGDNVIFAQNVVLSGLNHGYTDPAVPIALQPCSVAEIVVEDDCWIGANCTITAGVTIGRHSVVAGGSVVTKNVPPYTVVAGNPARPIRQYKPETGTWERI from the coding sequence ATGAGCATTAAAGAAAAAATAAAGCAACATCCGGGTCTGAAAAAACTTTCATTATACCTGTTGATGCCCAGGAACCAGGCGCGTCCCCGGTTGTGGGTACGACTGTTCCTGAATCCTTTTATTCATAAAAAAGGGAAAGGCGCATTAATCAGAAGGCGTACGAGGATGGACGTATTGCCCTTCAATCATTTTTCGCTGGGCGCCCATTCTACCATCGAGGATTTTGCCACTGTAAATAATGGTATGGGAGCAGTAGTTATCGGTAACCAGGTCAGGATTGGTATAGGTAATGTGCTGATTGGCCCGGTTCGTATAGGTGATAACGTTATCTTCGCCCAGAACGTGGTGCTGTCGGGCCTCAACCACGGATATACCGATCCGGCTGTACCTATTGCCCTGCAACCCTGTTCAGTAGCGGAAATAGTGGTGGAAGACGATTGCTGGATCGGTGCCAATTGTACTATCACCGCCGGGGTTACCATTGGCCGCCATTCCGTAGTGGCCGGCGGCAGTGTGGTCACTAAAAATGTTCCGCCCTATACGGTGGTTGCCGGAAACCCCGCCCGGCCCATCCGCCAATACAAACCAGAAACAGGCACCTGGGAAAGGATTTAG